From a region of the Synchiropus splendidus isolate RoL2022-P1 chromosome 12, RoL_Sspl_1.0, whole genome shotgun sequence genome:
- the cnot10 gene encoding CCR4-NOT transcription complex subunit 10 isoform X4 — protein MNKAVVEFYKSGQTTTGALKQKLLAIKNQVHTTAEDVDGLDDVENSLLYYNQAVIHYHMRQYSEAISVGEKLYQFLEPFEEKFAQAVCFLLVDLYLLTFQPEKALHLLAVLDKLSVQGGNKNSKGELNSSSKDIGSQKAEFTALIEAAKSKIHQYKVRAYIQMKSSKACKREIKSVMNTAGNSAPSLFLKSNFEYLRGNYRKAIKLLNSSNIAEHPGPIKTGECVRCMFWNNLGCIHFAMGKHNLGIFYFKKALQENDHTCAQLGDGSNGQSKNFTGIPMCALLANKRYELLYNSGIQLLHIGRPLAAFECLVEAVQVYHSNPRLWLRLAECCILANKGGLEQESKGLPCKKGIVQSVVGQGYHRKIVLASQSALNTVYSEGQSAAIPVASMEFAAICLRNALLLLPEQQQEVKTENSSKMSTHSGSTESCNENSDTCSGKSAESDKLFPAPPSSPLRKQEVENLRCSILACSAYVALALGDNLMALNHAEKLLYQPKVSGSLKFLGHLYAAESLISLDRISDAIAHLNPENVTDVSMGVLNTEQDQGSEKGDEPVESSGKQTQLCYPSCVTSARAMMLFNLGSAYCLRSEYDKARKCLHQATSMVNTKEIPPEAILLGVYLELQNGNTQLALQIIKRNQLMPTLVQRVSPPEARKKAIQPIQLPSSFTQVQRK, from the exons ATGAATAAAGCTGTTGTTGAGTTTTACAAAAGTGGCCAGACCACCACTGGAGCCCTGAAGCAGAAGCTGCTTGCAATAAAGAACCAG GTACACACTACTGCAGAGGATGTAGATGGTCTGGACGATGTGGAGAATAGTTTGCTGTATTACAATCAAGCCGTCATCCATTACCACATGCGACAGTACTCCGAGGCCATCTCTGTCGGGGAGAAGCTCTACCAGTTTCTGGAGCCATTTG AAGAGAAGTTTGCTCAGGCAGTGTGTTTCCTGTTGGTGGACCTGTACCTGCTCACCTTCCAGCCAGAGAAGGCGCTCCACCTGTTGGCTGTGCTTGACAAGCTCTCAGTCCAAGGAGGCAATAAGAACAGCAAAGGGGAG CTCAACAGTTCCAGCAAAGACATAGGGAGCCAGAAAGCAGAGTTCACAGCCTTGATAGAGGCGGCAAAGTCCAAAATCCACCAG TACAAAGTCCGAGCCTACATCCAGATGAAGTCGTCCAAAGCCTGTAAAAGGGAGATTAAGTCTGTGATGAACACAGCGGGAAAT TCTGCTCCCTCACTATTCCTCAAGAGCAACTTCGAATACCTAAGAGGAAACTACCGTAAGGCCATAAAACTGCTCAACAGCTCGAACATTGCGGAGCACCCTGGTCCCATCAAGACAG GTGAATGTGTACGATGCATGTTCTGGAACAATCTAGGCTGCATCCACTTTGCAATGGGTAAACACAACCTGGGCATTTTCTACTTCAAGAAGGCACTGCAGGAGAACGACCACACCTGTGCGCAGCTTGGAGATGGCAGCAATGGTCAAT CTAAGAACTTCACAGGCATCCCCATGTGTGCACTGCTAGCTAACAAGCGCTATGAACTTTTGTACAACTCTGGCATCCAGTTGCTGCACATCGGTCGGCCTTTAGCAGCTTTCGAGTGTCTGGTGGAGGCAGTGCAGGTTTATCATTCCAATCCACGTCTGTGGCTACGGCTCGCCGAGTGTTGTATCCTGGCTAACAAAGGG GGTTTGGAGCAGGAGAGCAAAGGTCTACCGTGTAAAAAAGGAATTGTTCAGTCTGTTGTTGGTCAAGGTTACCATCGCAAGATTGTGTTGGCGTCACAGTCTGCACTCAACACTGTCTACAG TGAGGGCCAGTCGGCAGCTATCCCTGTAGCAAGTATGGAGTTTGCAGCCATCTGCTTAAGAAACGCACTGCTGCTCCTCCCTGAACAGCAGCAGGAAGTCAAGACGGAGAACAGCTCCAAAATGTCCACCCATTCAGGTAGCACTGAGAGCTGCAACGAGAACAGCGACACCTGCAG TGGGAAGAGTGCAGAATCTGACAAGTTGTTTCCTGCACCACCTTCATCTCCTCTaaggaaacaggaagttgaaaacctcag GTGCTCCATCCTAGCTTGCAGTGCTTATGTTGCCTTGGCACTGGGAGACAATCTGATGGCTTTAAACCATGCAGAGAAACTGCTGTATCAGCCAAAGGTCTCAGGGTCACTCAA GTTCCTGGGTCACCTCTATGCAGCCGAGTCCCTCATTTCACTTGACCGGATCTCTGATGCCATCGCCCACCTGAATCCTGAGAATGTCACAGACGTGTCCATGGGAGTGCTGAACACGGAGCAGGACCAAG gGTCGGAAAAGGGGGATGAGCCTGTGGAATCAT CAGGGAAGCAGACCCAGTTATGCTACCCCAGCTGTGTGACCTCGGCCCGGGCCATGATGCTCTTCAACCTCGGCAGTGCCTACTGCCTCAGGAGCGAGTACGACAAGGCCCGCAAGTGTCTGCATCAG GCCACGTCCATGGTCAACACCAAAGAGATTCCTCCTGAAGCCATTCTGCTGGGCGTCTACTTGGAGCTGCAGAATG GAAACACCCAACTGGCTCTGCAGATCatcaagaggaaccagctgatgCCCACCCTGGTCCAGAGGGTCTCCCCGCCTGAAGCCCGCAAGAAAGCCATCCAGCCCATCCAGCTCCCGTCATCCTTCACACAAGTGCAGCGCAAGTGA
- the cnot10 gene encoding CCR4-NOT transcription complex subunit 10 isoform X3 encodes MAAGAYEAFQTARYDESLKHLAALQELTKADYKIAMNKAVVEFYKSGQTTTGALKQKLLAIKNQVHTTAEDVDGLDDVENSLLYYNQAVIHYHMRQYSEAISVGEKLYQFLEPFEEKFAQAVCFLLVDLYLLTFQPEKALHLLAVLDKLSVQGGNKNSKGELNSSSKDIGSQKAEFTALIEAAKSKIHQYKVRAYIQMKSSKACKREIKSVMNTAGNSAPSLFLKSNFEYLRGNYRKAIKLLNSSNIAEHPGPIKTGECVRCMFWNNLGCIHFAMGKHNLGIFYFKKALQENDHTCAQLGDGSNGQSKNFTGIPMCALLANKRYELLYNSGIQLLHIGRPLAAFECLVEAVQVYHSNPRLWLRLAECCILANKGGLEQESKGLPCKKGIVQSVVGQGYHRKIVLASQSALNTVYSEGQSAAIPVASMEFAAICLRNALLLLPEQQQEVKTENSSKMSTHSGSTESCNENSDTCSGKSAESDKLFPAPPSSPLRKQEVENLRCSILACSAYVALALGDNLMALNHAEKLLYQPKVSGSLKFLGHLYAAESLISLDRISDAIAHLNPENVTDVSMGVLNTEQDQGSEKGDEPVESSGKQTQLCYPSCVTSARAMMLFNLGSAYCLRSEYDKARKCLHQATSMVNTKEIPPEAILLGVYLELQNGNTQLALQIIKRNQLMPTLVQRVSPPEARKKAIQPIQLPSSFTQVQRK; translated from the exons ATGGCAGCCGGTGCTTATGAAGCGTTTCAG ACTGCCAGGTACGATGAATCCCTCAAACACCTTGCTGCTCTCCAAGAGCTAACCAAAGCAGACTACAAGATTGCTATGAATAAAGCTGTTGTTGAGTTTTACAAAAGTGGCCAGACCACCACTGGAGCCCTGAAGCAGAAGCTGCTTGCAATAAAGAACCAG GTACACACTACTGCAGAGGATGTAGATGGTCTGGACGATGTGGAGAATAGTTTGCTGTATTACAATCAAGCCGTCATCCATTACCACATGCGACAGTACTCCGAGGCCATCTCTGTCGGGGAGAAGCTCTACCAGTTTCTGGAGCCATTTG AAGAGAAGTTTGCTCAGGCAGTGTGTTTCCTGTTGGTGGACCTGTACCTGCTCACCTTCCAGCCAGAGAAGGCGCTCCACCTGTTGGCTGTGCTTGACAAGCTCTCAGTCCAAGGAGGCAATAAGAACAGCAAAGGGGAG CTCAACAGTTCCAGCAAAGACATAGGGAGCCAGAAAGCAGAGTTCACAGCCTTGATAGAGGCGGCAAAGTCCAAAATCCACCAG TACAAAGTCCGAGCCTACATCCAGATGAAGTCGTCCAAAGCCTGTAAAAGGGAGATTAAGTCTGTGATGAACACAGCGGGAAAT TCTGCTCCCTCACTATTCCTCAAGAGCAACTTCGAATACCTAAGAGGAAACTACCGTAAGGCCATAAAACTGCTCAACAGCTCGAACATTGCGGAGCACCCTGGTCCCATCAAGACAG GTGAATGTGTACGATGCATGTTCTGGAACAATCTAGGCTGCATCCACTTTGCAATGGGTAAACACAACCTGGGCATTTTCTACTTCAAGAAGGCACTGCAGGAGAACGACCACACCTGTGCGCAGCTTGGAGATGGCAGCAATGGTCAAT CTAAGAACTTCACAGGCATCCCCATGTGTGCACTGCTAGCTAACAAGCGCTATGAACTTTTGTACAACTCTGGCATCCAGTTGCTGCACATCGGTCGGCCTTTAGCAGCTTTCGAGTGTCTGGTGGAGGCAGTGCAGGTTTATCATTCCAATCCACGTCTGTGGCTACGGCTCGCCGAGTGTTGTATCCTGGCTAACAAAGGG GGTTTGGAGCAGGAGAGCAAAGGTCTACCGTGTAAAAAAGGAATTGTTCAGTCTGTTGTTGGTCAAGGTTACCATCGCAAGATTGTGTTGGCGTCACAGTCTGCACTCAACACTGTCTACAG TGAGGGCCAGTCGGCAGCTATCCCTGTAGCAAGTATGGAGTTTGCAGCCATCTGCTTAAGAAACGCACTGCTGCTCCTCCCTGAACAGCAGCAGGAAGTCAAGACGGAGAACAGCTCCAAAATGTCCACCCATTCAGGTAGCACTGAGAGCTGCAACGAGAACAGCGACACCTGCAG TGGGAAGAGTGCAGAATCTGACAAGTTGTTTCCTGCACCACCTTCATCTCCTCTaaggaaacaggaagttgaaaacctcag GTGCTCCATCCTAGCTTGCAGTGCTTATGTTGCCTTGGCACTGGGAGACAATCTGATGGCTTTAAACCATGCAGAGAAACTGCTGTATCAGCCAAAGGTCTCAGGGTCACTCAA GTTCCTGGGTCACCTCTATGCAGCCGAGTCCCTCATTTCACTTGACCGGATCTCTGATGCCATCGCCCACCTGAATCCTGAGAATGTCACAGACGTGTCCATGGGAGTGCTGAACACGGAGCAGGACCAAG gGTCGGAAAAGGGGGATGAGCCTGTGGAATCAT CAGGGAAGCAGACCCAGTTATGCTACCCCAGCTGTGTGACCTCGGCCCGGGCCATGATGCTCTTCAACCTCGGCAGTGCCTACTGCCTCAGGAGCGAGTACGACAAGGCCCGCAAGTGTCTGCATCAG GCCACGTCCATGGTCAACACCAAAGAGATTCCTCCTGAAGCCATTCTGCTGGGCGTCTACTTGGAGCTGCAGAATG GAAACACCCAACTGGCTCTGCAGATCatcaagaggaaccagctgatgCCCACCCTGGTCCAGAGGGTCTCCCCGCCTGAAGCCCGCAAGAAAGCCATCCAGCCCATCCAGCTCCCGTCATCCTTCACACAAGTGCAGCGCAAGTGA
- the cnot10 gene encoding CCR4-NOT transcription complex subunit 10 isoform X1, translated as MAENAEQNDAKHDNSPPPPGITDQEKEMAAGAYEAFQTARYDESLKHLAALQELTKADYKIAMNKAVVEFYKSGQTTTGALKQKLLAIKNQVHTTAEDVDGLDDVENSLLYYNQAVIHYHMRQYSEAISVGEKLYQFLEPFEEKFAQAVCFLLVDLYLLTFQPEKALHLLAVLDKLSVQGGNKNSKGELNSSSKDIGSQKAEFTALIEAAKSKIHQYKVRAYIQMKSSKACKREIKSVMNTAGNSAPSLFLKSNFEYLRGNYRKAIKLLNSSNIAEHPGPIKTGECVRCMFWNNLGCIHFAMGKHNLGIFYFKKALQENDHTCAQLGDGSNGQSKNFTGIPMCALLANKRYELLYNSGIQLLHIGRPLAAFECLVEAVQVYHSNPRLWLRLAECCILANKGGLEQESKGLPCKKGIVQSVVGQGYHRKIVLASQSALNTVYSEGQSAAIPVASMEFAAICLRNALLLLPEQQQEVKTENSSKMSTHSGSTESCNENSDTCSGKSAESDKLFPAPPSSPLRKQEVENLRCSILACSAYVALALGDNLMALNHAEKLLYQPKVSGSLKFLGHLYAAESLISLDRISDAIAHLNPENVTDVSMGVLNTEQDQGSEKGDEPVESSGKQTQLCYPSCVTSARAMMLFNLGSAYCLRSEYDKARKCLHQATSMVNTKEIPPEAILLGVYLELQNGNTQLALQIIKRNQLMPTLVQRVSPPEARKKAIQPIQLPSSFTQVQRK; from the exons ATGGCAGAAAATGCAG AACAAAACGATGCGAAGCACGACaactcaccaccaccacccggGATCACAGATCAGGAGAAGGAGATGGCAGCCGGTGCTTATGAAGCGTTTCAG ACTGCCAGGTACGATGAATCCCTCAAACACCTTGCTGCTCTCCAAGAGCTAACCAAAGCAGACTACAAGATTGCTATGAATAAAGCTGTTGTTGAGTTTTACAAAAGTGGCCAGACCACCACTGGAGCCCTGAAGCAGAAGCTGCTTGCAATAAAGAACCAG GTACACACTACTGCAGAGGATGTAGATGGTCTGGACGATGTGGAGAATAGTTTGCTGTATTACAATCAAGCCGTCATCCATTACCACATGCGACAGTACTCCGAGGCCATCTCTGTCGGGGAGAAGCTCTACCAGTTTCTGGAGCCATTTG AAGAGAAGTTTGCTCAGGCAGTGTGTTTCCTGTTGGTGGACCTGTACCTGCTCACCTTCCAGCCAGAGAAGGCGCTCCACCTGTTGGCTGTGCTTGACAAGCTCTCAGTCCAAGGAGGCAATAAGAACAGCAAAGGGGAG CTCAACAGTTCCAGCAAAGACATAGGGAGCCAGAAAGCAGAGTTCACAGCCTTGATAGAGGCGGCAAAGTCCAAAATCCACCAG TACAAAGTCCGAGCCTACATCCAGATGAAGTCGTCCAAAGCCTGTAAAAGGGAGATTAAGTCTGTGATGAACACAGCGGGAAAT TCTGCTCCCTCACTATTCCTCAAGAGCAACTTCGAATACCTAAGAGGAAACTACCGTAAGGCCATAAAACTGCTCAACAGCTCGAACATTGCGGAGCACCCTGGTCCCATCAAGACAG GTGAATGTGTACGATGCATGTTCTGGAACAATCTAGGCTGCATCCACTTTGCAATGGGTAAACACAACCTGGGCATTTTCTACTTCAAGAAGGCACTGCAGGAGAACGACCACACCTGTGCGCAGCTTGGAGATGGCAGCAATGGTCAAT CTAAGAACTTCACAGGCATCCCCATGTGTGCACTGCTAGCTAACAAGCGCTATGAACTTTTGTACAACTCTGGCATCCAGTTGCTGCACATCGGTCGGCCTTTAGCAGCTTTCGAGTGTCTGGTGGAGGCAGTGCAGGTTTATCATTCCAATCCACGTCTGTGGCTACGGCTCGCCGAGTGTTGTATCCTGGCTAACAAAGGG GGTTTGGAGCAGGAGAGCAAAGGTCTACCGTGTAAAAAAGGAATTGTTCAGTCTGTTGTTGGTCAAGGTTACCATCGCAAGATTGTGTTGGCGTCACAGTCTGCACTCAACACTGTCTACAG TGAGGGCCAGTCGGCAGCTATCCCTGTAGCAAGTATGGAGTTTGCAGCCATCTGCTTAAGAAACGCACTGCTGCTCCTCCCTGAACAGCAGCAGGAAGTCAAGACGGAGAACAGCTCCAAAATGTCCACCCATTCAGGTAGCACTGAGAGCTGCAACGAGAACAGCGACACCTGCAG TGGGAAGAGTGCAGAATCTGACAAGTTGTTTCCTGCACCACCTTCATCTCCTCTaaggaaacaggaagttgaaaacctcag GTGCTCCATCCTAGCTTGCAGTGCTTATGTTGCCTTGGCACTGGGAGACAATCTGATGGCTTTAAACCATGCAGAGAAACTGCTGTATCAGCCAAAGGTCTCAGGGTCACTCAA GTTCCTGGGTCACCTCTATGCAGCCGAGTCCCTCATTTCACTTGACCGGATCTCTGATGCCATCGCCCACCTGAATCCTGAGAATGTCACAGACGTGTCCATGGGAGTGCTGAACACGGAGCAGGACCAAG gGTCGGAAAAGGGGGATGAGCCTGTGGAATCAT CAGGGAAGCAGACCCAGTTATGCTACCCCAGCTGTGTGACCTCGGCCCGGGCCATGATGCTCTTCAACCTCGGCAGTGCCTACTGCCTCAGGAGCGAGTACGACAAGGCCCGCAAGTGTCTGCATCAG GCCACGTCCATGGTCAACACCAAAGAGATTCCTCCTGAAGCCATTCTGCTGGGCGTCTACTTGGAGCTGCAGAATG GAAACACCCAACTGGCTCTGCAGATCatcaagaggaaccagctgatgCCCACCCTGGTCCAGAGGGTCTCCCCGCCTGAAGCCCGCAAGAAAGCCATCCAGCCCATCCAGCTCCCGTCATCCTTCACACAAGTGCAGCGCAAGTGA
- the cnot10 gene encoding CCR4-NOT transcription complex subunit 10 isoform X2 — translation MAENAEQNDAKHDNSPPPPGITDQEKEMAAGAYEAFQTARYDESLKHLAALQELTKADYKIAMNKAVVEFYKSGQTTTGALKQKLLAIKNQVHTTAEDVDGLDDVENSLLYYNQAVIHYHMRQYSEAISVGEKLYQFLEPFEKFAQAVCFLLVDLYLLTFQPEKALHLLAVLDKLSVQGGNKNSKGELNSSSKDIGSQKAEFTALIEAAKSKIHQYKVRAYIQMKSSKACKREIKSVMNTAGNSAPSLFLKSNFEYLRGNYRKAIKLLNSSNIAEHPGPIKTGECVRCMFWNNLGCIHFAMGKHNLGIFYFKKALQENDHTCAQLGDGSNGQSKNFTGIPMCALLANKRYELLYNSGIQLLHIGRPLAAFECLVEAVQVYHSNPRLWLRLAECCILANKGGLEQESKGLPCKKGIVQSVVGQGYHRKIVLASQSALNTVYSEGQSAAIPVASMEFAAICLRNALLLLPEQQQEVKTENSSKMSTHSGSTESCNENSDTCSGKSAESDKLFPAPPSSPLRKQEVENLRCSILACSAYVALALGDNLMALNHAEKLLYQPKVSGSLKFLGHLYAAESLISLDRISDAIAHLNPENVTDVSMGVLNTEQDQGSEKGDEPVESSGKQTQLCYPSCVTSARAMMLFNLGSAYCLRSEYDKARKCLHQATSMVNTKEIPPEAILLGVYLELQNGNTQLALQIIKRNQLMPTLVQRVSPPEARKKAIQPIQLPSSFTQVQRK, via the exons ATGGCAGAAAATGCAG AACAAAACGATGCGAAGCACGACaactcaccaccaccacccggGATCACAGATCAGGAGAAGGAGATGGCAGCCGGTGCTTATGAAGCGTTTCAG ACTGCCAGGTACGATGAATCCCTCAAACACCTTGCTGCTCTCCAAGAGCTAACCAAAGCAGACTACAAGATTGCTATGAATAAAGCTGTTGTTGAGTTTTACAAAAGTGGCCAGACCACCACTGGAGCCCTGAAGCAGAAGCTGCTTGCAATAAAGAACCAG GTACACACTACTGCAGAGGATGTAGATGGTCTGGACGATGTGGAGAATAGTTTGCTGTATTACAATCAAGCCGTCATCCATTACCACATGCGACAGTACTCCGAGGCCATCTCTGTCGGGGAGAAGCTCTACCAGTTTCTGGAGCCATTTG AGAAGTTTGCTCAGGCAGTGTGTTTCCTGTTGGTGGACCTGTACCTGCTCACCTTCCAGCCAGAGAAGGCGCTCCACCTGTTGGCTGTGCTTGACAAGCTCTCAGTCCAAGGAGGCAATAAGAACAGCAAAGGGGAG CTCAACAGTTCCAGCAAAGACATAGGGAGCCAGAAAGCAGAGTTCACAGCCTTGATAGAGGCGGCAAAGTCCAAAATCCACCAG TACAAAGTCCGAGCCTACATCCAGATGAAGTCGTCCAAAGCCTGTAAAAGGGAGATTAAGTCTGTGATGAACACAGCGGGAAAT TCTGCTCCCTCACTATTCCTCAAGAGCAACTTCGAATACCTAAGAGGAAACTACCGTAAGGCCATAAAACTGCTCAACAGCTCGAACATTGCGGAGCACCCTGGTCCCATCAAGACAG GTGAATGTGTACGATGCATGTTCTGGAACAATCTAGGCTGCATCCACTTTGCAATGGGTAAACACAACCTGGGCATTTTCTACTTCAAGAAGGCACTGCAGGAGAACGACCACACCTGTGCGCAGCTTGGAGATGGCAGCAATGGTCAAT CTAAGAACTTCACAGGCATCCCCATGTGTGCACTGCTAGCTAACAAGCGCTATGAACTTTTGTACAACTCTGGCATCCAGTTGCTGCACATCGGTCGGCCTTTAGCAGCTTTCGAGTGTCTGGTGGAGGCAGTGCAGGTTTATCATTCCAATCCACGTCTGTGGCTACGGCTCGCCGAGTGTTGTATCCTGGCTAACAAAGGG GGTTTGGAGCAGGAGAGCAAAGGTCTACCGTGTAAAAAAGGAATTGTTCAGTCTGTTGTTGGTCAAGGTTACCATCGCAAGATTGTGTTGGCGTCACAGTCTGCACTCAACACTGTCTACAG TGAGGGCCAGTCGGCAGCTATCCCTGTAGCAAGTATGGAGTTTGCAGCCATCTGCTTAAGAAACGCACTGCTGCTCCTCCCTGAACAGCAGCAGGAAGTCAAGACGGAGAACAGCTCCAAAATGTCCACCCATTCAGGTAGCACTGAGAGCTGCAACGAGAACAGCGACACCTGCAG TGGGAAGAGTGCAGAATCTGACAAGTTGTTTCCTGCACCACCTTCATCTCCTCTaaggaaacaggaagttgaaaacctcag GTGCTCCATCCTAGCTTGCAGTGCTTATGTTGCCTTGGCACTGGGAGACAATCTGATGGCTTTAAACCATGCAGAGAAACTGCTGTATCAGCCAAAGGTCTCAGGGTCACTCAA GTTCCTGGGTCACCTCTATGCAGCCGAGTCCCTCATTTCACTTGACCGGATCTCTGATGCCATCGCCCACCTGAATCCTGAGAATGTCACAGACGTGTCCATGGGAGTGCTGAACACGGAGCAGGACCAAG gGTCGGAAAAGGGGGATGAGCCTGTGGAATCAT CAGGGAAGCAGACCCAGTTATGCTACCCCAGCTGTGTGACCTCGGCCCGGGCCATGATGCTCTTCAACCTCGGCAGTGCCTACTGCCTCAGGAGCGAGTACGACAAGGCCCGCAAGTGTCTGCATCAG GCCACGTCCATGGTCAACACCAAAGAGATTCCTCCTGAAGCCATTCTGCTGGGCGTCTACTTGGAGCTGCAGAATG GAAACACCCAACTGGCTCTGCAGATCatcaagaggaaccagctgatgCCCACCCTGGTCCAGAGGGTCTCCCCGCCTGAAGCCCGCAAGAAAGCCATCCAGCCCATCCAGCTCCCGTCATCCTTCACACAAGTGCAGCGCAAGTGA